In the Glycine max cultivar Williams 82 chromosome 19, Glycine_max_v4.0, whole genome shotgun sequence genome, AGCAGATAATGAGAAACACTTATCTCTCTTTATAGATATCTTTTTCCCGATCCAACcagaaaatttgaaatatcaCGTGTGTAAAACCTGCTGTCCAAAAATCAGcctgatccaacggtgaacgaatcAACAGTTGCAATATGAAAAATACTTTCTAGTGGGTATGCGAAAATTACAATGATTTTCCCtctccttctttctctctctcaatgATTTGTAACTATTTTGCCCTCTCAAATGAATCTCTCTCACTGTATCTCTCTCTAATATGACCTCTTTCCACTTAAATAAGTGAGATATACGAGCCTTATCATTTGGGCTTTTACTCCACATAGGAAGGGAACCCAAAAAACCCAACAATAGGATAAGATATGATCCACCAACATTGCCCAGTATATACCATCATCTTACATACATAGACACCATATATTATAAATCACAGTCCCATAAAGTTCAGTGTCGCAGCTGAATTTATCATCTACGTCTGGCAAAATATCGAAGTTGTTATGATTTGCCTTTTGTAACACCCCAATGAATCACACAAAAAACAGAGGGATCCGAGAGGCTGTGTAGGTAGGGGGATTGTACGGTTGAGGAtgacttaaaggaattaattggtaTTAGGGATTTTGACGAGTACGAGTCACCCACGAACCCGAATTAACCCAAACCGATCCGAACAGTTTAAGTTAGTTAGGTCATTTATGTATTAGGGTCAAAATCGAACCAAACCAATCAAAACTGTTTAGATAAGGGTTGAGTCACGAGTTTAAATTTATAGATCCAATCAAAATTGAACTGAACTCatcaaaaccaataaaaaatttagagttGTTTGATTTGGCTTTAAATATTGCTAATATTGGAAACTAAGTGTTGGAATTGAAAGTGTTGGAACTACTAGTGTTGAAACTTCTTAAGATATTACTTTCATGTACATTGTTGTTTGTTTCAccgttttttcatttttttttgtcttgtttataatattaatggatcatattttgttcatttgtttcaGCAAATCTGGTTGTAGTAAATTTGGTTACAACAAAATTTAttgcaataaattaatttgtaggaaatagttgtgattcagactattatagtaaatttcattgaagaatattttattttaatttgtattagtcaattttagaatattatgttgatggtattaaatgaatcaattttactactttcaaacatttgataatattgtgttaattgtattggatatttggatgaattatgatataaaatagtagttctaagaaaaaaaagatcaaatttaaatggGTAACCCGTTGGTTTGAATCGAACCAAACCATTTATGAATGGATTGGGTTGGGTTTCAAAAGAAATTTGTGTAAATCAAACCgatcaaatttgattgggtTAGGTTCTAAATTTGGTTAAAATTGGCCTGAACCGACCCACGAACAATCCTAATTGGTACTACCTATACCAATAAGATGAATCTACTTTTTGGTAGCCCATCACTTAAGAACTTCATAGTTAAGCGTGTTTGGCTTGGAGTAGTTATGTGATAGGTGACCTTCAGGGAAGTTTTCCAGAAAGCGTGTGAGTGATGATAAAACACACTGAAAAGTCTTGTGTTAGTTTGTGGGGACAATCATTGATCTTGAAAGCAACCAAAGTAGATTGTCAAGGTCTCAGAAAGGGCTACCTATGGAACGTTCTAACCGATGGAGGGTTCTAACTAATAAGGATGCTGAGTGAAATGTCACAGTGTGAAGTACCGTAGAGTGTGAGTCGTCGAGAAGTCGATAATCAGGGATGTTACACCTTCAGCCAAGACcataacacaaacaaaaattgtTCTACACCTTATCCCTGTTATATGTTGTTTCTTCAAAGATGATGTTGTTTCTCTTGTTCCAAATTGTCCACTGAATTACACACCATCTCACTTGCCACCAACACATCATATATCTCAATACTCTTTGATCATGTTGCCAGAAATGGTCCTATGGATCCTAGGGTAGCACGATGCTGATTCCACAGAAAGAATACCATCGCATCCACAATTGGTGGGCTTCCCTACACGAGAAGAACAAATGTGCTACACTTTCGAGTTCCTCAGAACATAATAGgcaaattaaatattcatcatcctgaataatatttcttttttggaGGTTTTATTTTGATGGAAGTCTATTATGCAAGACTCACCAGGTAAAGAATCCCATTTTTTTGGGATTTTAGTTctctagaatttttttaaaatatcaatatgttGGCTCCCAATCCTCATCTTGTGCAATGCCACATAGGCGGATTTATCTGAGAACTTAGAACATTGGTCCTCAAGCCAAATCCAAGAATTTTCTCCTTGACCACTAATGGTTGTGTTGTTCACCAAATCATGAAGTTCCTCCATTAACCTTCTTTCCCACTCAAACCACTCCCCCCCTCTATTTAAATTCCCAACACCACCTTCCTTGATGCCACCTTCCCATATTTTTTATGGGCTCACCCTTTTGATCGCAATTTAAGAACTATCTAACAAATTTAACTTTGAGGCACTTATCCCTTAACCGTGTATTCTCCCAAAATCTTGTATGTCTTCTCTCCCCAATATTCCACTTCACCAAACTATCAAACCAATTAGGTTGGTCCCTTCCATACACGAGCTTAACATCCCTCCACCAATTGGACTCACATGCCTTAACCTCCCATTCGCATAAGCCTATCCATCCTTTGTATTTGGACTCCAGCACCCAGACCCATAACAACTCTCTTTGATGAAACAAGCTCCATCTCCACTTTGCAACAAGAGactcattaaacaaaataatatattttattcccaAAGCACCATGATCTTTAGGTTTACAAATATTTTCCCAACTCACCCAAGATATTTTCTCCTTCCTATCCCCTTCCAAAGGAATTTTCTTTGAATGCTATGCAATTTCCTAGCCCCCCAatggaattttgaaaaaaatgggaAGAAGATAAGGAATGAAGTAAGTACCAGATTTACCAAGCAAAgtcttccaacaaaagaaagGTGTTTATGCTTTCAAATTGCATGCTTCTTGGAGAACTTACCAATTGGAATTCCCAAATAGACAAAGGAGATTTGTAAAATTCTACAATTCAAGTACCTTGCATATCTTTCAATTATTGCCCTCTCTATACCAATGCCCCCAAACCTACTTTTATGAAAGATAACTTTCAATCTGGATACAAGTTCAAAACATCTCTAAATTCTTTTTAACATGACAACATTTTTTAGAGTCATTTTCCCCACAAAGATTGTATCATCTACATATTGCAACGAATTCACCTCAACTTTCTCACTCCCCACCTTATATCTTGTGAACATGTTTTTTGAAGAAGCTTCCCTCACCAACCCACTTAGACCCTCCTCCACAATGGTGAAAAGCAAAGGTGACAAGGGGTCACCTTGTCTTAACCCCTTTTTTCAACTTGAATTTCTTAGTTGGGCTTCCATTTACAAGGATAGAAATCAATCTAGAAATAAGACACCCTTCAATCCATTTGATCCATTTTTCATCAAATCCCAATCTACTCAGCAAGTAATAAAGAAATTTTCAACATACAAAATCGTATGCCTTCTCAAAATCCACTCTAAACAACAAACAttccttcctcttcctcttagCCTTATCAACCATTTCATTAGCTATGATGGCCCTATGCAAAAGATATCAACCTACAAGGAATGCATTTAATCTCTCATCAATGACTGCACTAAGCACTTTTTGTAATCTCTTTGCTAATAACTTTGCTCCCACTGTGGAATCACTGTAACGTGGTTGAAGTTGTTCATCTTCTGACCATCGCAACATAGTTGGATCATTATGAAATCTGTGGCACAAACATGGTCTATTCCATTATTCCGATACATGGTGGTTCATCTTCCAACTCCGCAAGCACCTACAACTTGAGCACCTCCTCAACCACTTTCGTGCCCCGTCTACATTTGTCACTATGTGTTTTACTTTTAAGTCATCATCGTCACAAAATGATACTTTGACATGGTGCTCAAATTGTTTCACTCATATACCCTAACCTTGATCCACAAACAAAAGACAAGTTGAAATAATAACTTGAAAAActactttttttatctttttgttaatTTCAGGAAATTTTAGTTAATACTTTAATCCTATTAATAACTATAAagatattactttattttttaaaaacataaataaaaaaaaatatttttattattgtaataaaatataaaagaaatagaagtgtaagtatttttttttaaaattattttgcaaatcgAAAGGAGTGCAGTGAGAACTGGGAGACACGCGTGGGAGTGATAAATGTGAAGTGAATGTGGAAAGTACAGAATCTCGCGGCGCATAAACAGAAGATTGGATGCACTTCGTTTCGTGTTCTGATTTGAGGGCTTTATTTGAAGTGACTTGAAGCTCAGTGCAAGGCCACACCTTCACTTCACTTCCCACGAATGATTGAATATATTATCACATTAACAACTAATCTTACCTCGCTTTCCTATATTTTGTTATTCTTGTTTTATTGTGTAATAATAGATGtaagatatttattaattttacttataattACTTTTCGTTTTACTGATTTCTACAAGATTTAAATTcaagtaatattaaaaaaaaattaagtttaattatacTCGAAATACTATAATGTTAGTATCAAATTGTGCTAGGTTTTTGGTACATATAAAGTTTTTGGTGCATAAATTTTGTTAgttaaattcatttaaataatatttatttatataattctttttcagaatatttcttaataattttcttgtaaaagaatcatacaatatttttttttatcatttttgtctatttctctttccttttgtatggaatattatataaaatttatataaataacatttctCGATTAAAATTTCATCCCTCGACTTTGACTAACACTATATTATATacgtatttttttatcaaggaaATGACATATTATGTTTGATCAACTTGatttatgattatattttctataaagattgtatttttttcccttcaatatttttttagaaattattaaaggtttaaatattttcagTTTCTTTAATATTAACAAGTTTTGATTTagtacttataatttttattttttggttttcatctctgaaaaagttaaaattatttgcaGTCCTTGTTATTATGTaacacttatttttttgtttgtgtttaacAGTCTATCCTAGATAACACCACTAGTGTCTATATATATGATACAAATGTCAACATGTGATATGctccaaaaaaaaacttctagatccctaaactaattttaaattttggagggCGATGTtgataagagaaaaatattttatagaaacTAGTTATtgggattaaaaaaaacaattttaaattttggagtgatgtaaacaaagaaaaaatttatgaaaaccaaaattaaagcaCATTCattttataggaactaaaacatatttaacttgttaataaatataccccacattattttttaagtgtgtAGGtcaaaacaagagagaaaaaataaaagataaaaaagaaaatgatataaatattgTGGTAGGAGCAGGACAAGGAGAGAgagggataaaaagaaaaatagggatGAAAGTGAGATACAAATAATCAAGGGTAAATAACTTTTGGTCCCTCCACTATTTTAAAAAACGATATATGGTAGCAACATGGCATCGTGACACCATATGGAGGTGTTATGTGATAACACATCAAAGTGTCACACATAGCACACTTATAAGACTAACCACATGACatctaattaattgatattattttaaacttctaattaaacaattaaataaaaatgaacttttcttttaaaaaaaagtgaatagaAAAACACAATAATGGAGTATTATACTTTGTGTATGGATATAAGTATAACATAGTGAGTGGAGCTAACTGGTTGACAATGAAGATGATCCATCTCGTAGGTTATCCATGGAAATAGTTGATGCAGACTGAGGCATCGAGGACCCACCctttaagaagaagaagaaagagagcaACATCACAATGTTCCTAAACGTAGACTAATTAGGATGTTGCCTTGTCTATATGTCTCCTTAGCCACTTTGATTTGatcattcaatttttatatacttttttaattgttttggaTTTGTGATATACTATATACCCGGCAGACAGGGTTTTGCACACTTGACACAATCACAGCACGCCCTCAACAAAACCTCACTTAATTAGCACATTTGCTATgtttcattctctctctctctctcacacacacacgtaCATAACAACATACCCACAAAGAAAGAGACAGAAACCCAAAGAAAAAGACACGCCCATACGTAGAAAAATAATGGTGTCGTCATGGCGATGATTTGTGAGAAGCAAAATCTGACGCAAAGccaaccttttgttttcaagactaGGGAAAAAGTAGGACCAAATCAAACCCTAGTTCGCAAACACTATCCTCTGGTTGAGCCGTTAAAGCAAGAGACATGACGGCTTTTCTCAGCTTTTGTTCCTCAACTTTCCTTACCAGCTGACGTTAGCATAACATTGACTGCTTTTTCTCATTccccatttcattttttttatatatccttctttttcatttatttacttCTTCCAAAAACACAcataatcaaaatttgaaaatcataattaatatttaatatcttgtaaattaatcttttttcacCAAAATACGAGTGGAAGGGACTAATATATCTCATGGCAAATATCAATATTCAAATatccattaaaaaaatctacattTAACATCTGACAATCCCTCATGTCAAAGTCTTTTGAAAAGGATACATATAAAAAacaggaaaaattataaaaacaattcccaacaattaaaaagataattaataatgtggcaaaaaatttataaaaaatactcataataatatattattttatactcacttctttttttttttatcacttttcatatttattatttgttcaaaGTGTATACCATATAGTATTGAGagtatgaaatatatatatatatatatatatatatatatatatatatatatatatattatgcgtGTTTGCACTTTGTGTTTGTCGTTTTCACTTTGAACAGCAACAGCATGCAACACCAGCACCCAAGAAACTGAGCAGAGAACAAGTTCCATTCCTATAATAATCctgagagagtgagagagagggCTTCAACACCCAATGCCCATGTCCATGCCCCTCTTATTTTTAGGAACCTAATACCCACTTTTTctgaattaaataaatgatgTGTGTGTCTTTTCCACATCTCTTTTGTTAATGAGTACGTTAATTTTATTGCACCATAAAGCAATTTCAAGGGTAGTGTGTGCAATGTAATATCGGTGTTGGGATCTGGCGGTGCTTTTGTCTCACCTTGTGTTTCCACACTGTCACTCAGTTTCACTGTTTCAGGGTATGTCTGTCTGTCCCATGCGCTGTTTGGGAACCCAAATTATCATATCCTCCTCATTCCAGATTGGTGCACTTCCCTTTCACTGAAACAAAATGGTGCTCATTTTCTGAGACAAACAAACTTTCTCTTTCATCGTTTTAGAACTTCAAAAGCATTACCATCCATTTTGCACACCATGTCTTATAGTATATTTTAGTTCAAGCCTGCGGCAGGGGCGCATGCATGCATGGCACATGCTATGCTCAAATACATGAGTATATAATGTAATTATGTATAGCACACATGCACGCAAAGGAGCAAGGTACATaactacatatatataattcttttgagtttttatttatttgtaaaccaATGGAAACCAAAAGGGGCTTTTTTTGTCAGGTAAAGGATTCTACTTGACCACTTGAAGAAAGCAAGGGAGAGAGAAAAGGGAGGGCTAGGATATAGGGATCactatatatagatagatacatTACATATACATCTTTAGGCTGGGACTTGACTAGAGAGAAAAAGGTATTGGTCACTTTCTTATTTCGTATATCCCCAACAAATTTTTGTTACAATTCTCaacagctttttttttttttttatttgtatttttttgttttgataaataGTCAAATGAAAGTGTGAGGTGCATTTGTCctgtaaagataaaaaaaattaaacgtagtttctaaatatgtaaaaaaaattaaatgtacaatatgtaaaaaatataataaattaatttaacagatcatttaatgagaaaataattcctaaattttataatttagtatcaatttaatcataaaaaaatataacttattatcaaattgattattgaatattataatttaataataaaatagtctcacaaattaacaacatgattaatttatcatactttttatctatttaacaactaaatttatattttttattttttaaaaattaatttatcaccgggatcatattttaaaaaccatgactatttctttttctcatatGGGTTTGGTCCTAATTAGTAACCCTTGAAACCAAGTTATAATCCCCAAACTCATGGGAACTCTAACATTTGACCCTTGTTTgactaggaaaaaaaagtgtagaTAGAGAGGGAACGGATAACCCTGATCACGGTCAAATTAAGACTCAAAGGGCTATCATGTTTCTTTATGCTGTCCATGTTATGTTATGATCAGAGAGTGTGGAGTGGACAATGCTCTCTCTAGTCCCTGCACTCTGCCATATCCACTAACTCTTCTACTTCACCTTGCTTTAGGCTTTTACTTTCTTCACTGTTCAAAGTGTTCAAACTAAGTGTGACATATATGGGAATAATAATACACATTGCCATTCTCACGTCATTGACACGTGATGGTTCCATCACCATGCATCCTTCGTATATATAGTAAGGTTTATACTTTTATCAATCAAGTAAAGCTTGTTTCACGATAATGAAACCACAAAAtccttctaatatattttttctccctATATATGTAGTAATAGAGATAGACATTGGGAATCTAAGTACAGACCTAGTGCATATATGCGTCTCTAGTGACACTTACAAATTAAATGCTAACATTATGTttagttaaagaaaatatttttaatttgaattttattcaaatttttaaaaaatattatactactttcatcttatttttatttttaaaaattgcgtaataaatactaaaaataataaaacatcattttatcatttgaatttatatgaagttttaaaaatattaaataaataagaaataaagtgatatttttatattattaaaaaaaataatttttcaagtcaaatatatctttttaatcTTTGATATGGCATAACCTCTTTCCTGGACCATGAATACCTATATTCAtttggcatgcaaatggaaagAAACTTTTTTATACTTATGTATTAGTGTCTCTTAAATATGCTCAAACTTCTTCTAGCCaaaccaatatttttaatataaggaTGAATAAACACAACGAAAACACgattttgttgtataaatttAAAGCAAAATTGTGTTTCTGTTGTATCATTTAATTTTCACCACTAATGTGTGTAATGGAGACACAATTCTATTATATACTTGTATCATGAAATCgtgttttcataaaaaaaatgattttggaaTAAAATGAAAGTTTAAATAACACTTCTGGTAGTGTCAATAGTACTTCCCTAATTTTTGTCCCTTGACTCTATATTTGCATCACCAAAGCATGTTAGCGTGCAAATAGTTGCTCTTGTGTGTTTTAACATAGAAAATGGTCCAAACATGGATTACAAATGAAATCCCAAACACGCACAGAGAAGGTGCGGAGAAGAGTTTAAAATGTTGGTGATATTAGAAAGAATGGGAGTGAGAATAATAATGCCCATATAAGTTGTTACATTCTTTAACTCGTCAAGTAACAATAACCGTCTTTTGTTCCTGCGATGACACACTACAGCATATAGCACAAATAATCCATTTTAAGTTCTGAACTTCACAACAGTGTCTGTTTTGTCACAAAACAACACTCAAAACGTTGGATCCATaatgttttctaatttttcatattaGAAAAATATGCCTTTTACGGTTTAAATTTTCATCCGTATAATTTTATGCTATTaagattttgattattttattcaaagaccATTAATAAGTTAAACTATCGTTTGTccgtttgaataaaaattacaagaactaaaagatgcataaaataattgaaaatgtcaaatcaaaattaaaacataaaaaatctaaataattgAGACTAAAATAACCTCAAGTTTTTTATAACTAGGTTTTAACTGACTTTTAATAACCTCTGGCTTTTTTATAATAGCTCATAATATGATTGAAAACTTATTTAAAGAAACAATCTTGTGTAAGAGGGAAAAACAAACTCACGAAAACTCAATTGCAAATCGCAGGCGTTGCTTTGCTTGACAAATTCCGTTCCTTTACCATCATATAGCTGAAATCCGTCTGTCCTCAGCTTAATCTAAAGTTCATATCATAATTTACACGaaaatttataaacttaaatataacaAATCTTGTCATGTATATCATAAAAAGTTCGGAATTAACCGGGCCCTCAACGCATAGTTTTGGCTCCAACACAACATCTAAATCCATAAAATACGACATGGTCTGTACATATAACACCACATCAGCAGAGAAGGATGCAGATTTTTAGAAGTGCAAGCTGGCTTTTGACTGATGTCGAATTACTAAAGACATTCCTACAACCCTCTAAAACCACACATCTAATAAGCCACAAGGCAATAATAATATGCTAAGTTTTACAgtaagataaataaagaaataaataaacccTACTCAACAATAGTACAAACCCGTTATCTTCGGTGTAACACAATGAAATTATTCTAGCTCCAGGAGATTAGTACCAGCCAACAACTAAAGTTACAAAGCACTTACTGTGCACACCAGACTGTAGAAGAATCAGATTACCATACCAAGGTTATGGGTGGAGGTATGAAGGCTTTTTCTAAGCAACCTTACGCCGAAAAGATCTAGGACTGGGAATTTTATTGTCGAGATATTGGGGCCATAGGCATTGATGAGGGCTGGTTATAGTAATTTCCATCTGAACCCTGAAAACCCTGATATGTACCCATTGGAGGCGGGGTAAAAGTAGAAACACTATTCAGGGAAGGCCCAACACCTGGATAGGCTGCAATTGATGGCTGTTGTGTCACGCCATAGCTGTATGCCATACTACTAATGGATCCGGCAGTCTGCATGAACTGCGGCACAGGGTACTGTGacattggtggtggtggtggtggcggcaATGGGGGAGGTGATGaagaaggtggaggtggtggttCGTTGGGAGTAGATTGTTGGTTGGTTGTCGGTGGATTGTGTTGAATAGACTCAGAAAGTGGAAAGGGAGGAAGTGGTTGTTGAGGATTCTGAGATGGTACAAAAGATGGCTGGTCATTCTCAAGCTTGGTCCTCTTCTCAGAGTGataatctgctgaagattcttTCATTGGATTTCCTATCACACCTTCTGATGCTAGGGATGACAACACATAAGATAGCATCTGCGCAGAGGATGTTGAAGCAGTCAGTTTTGCTGCCACTGCAGCAGCTGCAGACTTGCGTGGATCTTCCTCAATGTGTCCAGATTTTTGAGAAAATGACACTTGTGGTGTGTACATTAATGGAGCCGATTGCTCCCTTTCACTAGAAATATTAAAACTTGCAGGAGTCATGGAGGTTTGAATTTCCTTTGAGCTCTGCTCAGCTAATGATGGAATGTTGTTGACATTCAGTAATTGCTGGCAGGTGTTGGTCGCCCGTTCTGACTGAACATGTGCAGCCTGAATTGTTAACACAAGCATCAAATATAAGAGAAACCATGCTTACACCAAAGTAACAATTTCAATACATAATACatgaaataaagtaatttaCTTCTACCATCCCCAGTTGACGTTCTGAAGTGTTAATTCTAACAGATGGGTGGGGTAATTATATATTAGGCataaaattattcatgattCTTCACCTAACAACTTAGGCTTTTGGGATAGTTAGTTCATAACATGGTATCAAAATAAGTCTATACGACCAAGTAATAAACAGTTTGATACTTCCTGCCACCCTACACCTCTTTCTAATGAAAATGTGAGTTTCAGCAAAAGGTAGAGTGACAAACAACTCCATAGATGGGCAAAAAGATTTCTGAATAGCTTAAAATCCTCTGCCTGATTCAATATACAAGGTTTATATATTGGAAAATTACTAATGTAAGGAACCAACGTAAACTAATTATACATggaatatatttcttaattctATTCGGAATATATAATCAAACCTGCCCCCCACCCCGTCTCTCAATATAATATGTTCCAAGTTTGTTACACATGAACTGGCTTAGAGGAGCCCAAATAGACCACAAGGATATCTGCAAATTGATTGCTAGAGTTAACAAAATAGTGATTTCCTTGGACTTGGAGATAACTTTCTCCCTATTAAATGGCAATCAGTTTATATATGCTGTCCTTGGATAAAATATTGGATTTGATGTATGTGTAAAGCTGCTTGATTATCACAATATAGTTCCACTTGATCAACATTCACATACTTTAAATCACAGAATAACTATTTCATCTGAGTTTACAAGTGACCATTGTCATAGCTCAATATATAGCTTCTCCACAGGACTGAGCAACCACATTTTGCTTCTTAAATTTCAAAGATTACCAAcaacaaaaattcattttcctTAGGCAGATTGCCTATCAATAGACAAGCAAGTCTATTACACTGGTATATGAAATAGAAAGAGAAGGTGGGAATCTTTTATTGAATGATAAACAAAACCTTAGTTCTGTACTCAATGTGAGTTCAACCTGAAGGTGATCAATACAAGTTCAATGCCAGAAAAATTAGAGTGATTCCAAGGTACCAAAATGTTTCCCTACGTCATGGTCTTCTTCTAAGCCCTACCTCAGTCTCGCCCCTTTACAGCTTCCTCGGATGCTGATTGGGGTTCAGACCCAGATGACAGAAAATCTACAACTGCCTCATGTATTTACCTTGTTCTAAATCTAATTTCCTGGTGGTCAAAGAAGCAAACACTTGTTGCAAGATCCAACACCGAAGCTGAATACAGGAGTTTAGCTAACAAAGTTGCTGaagttctttgaattcagtgtttCCTTACTGAATTACAAGTGCCTTTTTTAAGACCAATTCTCCTATGCGGAGTTGGCCAGTTAGGTTTCTAAATAGTTTCTCTCTGTATCTGTAACAATGACTCGATAAAATTTTCTGTTCTACGAATTCACCTTTTCTCTCACACAAACTTTACACTTGATTATAGTGATACATTTTCTCTAGTAGCTAAGATGGCTTCTATTTGGATATTTCTTTCCATAACAACTACAGGGTCAAAGATATCTGAATAAGGAATCAAAGACGATGGACTATCCCCAGTATGACGGATACAAATTGTAACTTACCTGTCAAGCAATAGTGGCAGCAGAGAACTAAATTTGTTTGGAGACACATAGGTTTATTAGGAAATCCATTAATGGTATCATTTCTCTTCTTAGGATACAAGATTTCAAATCTCCTCTTCTTGACTAAAA is a window encoding:
- the LOC100806108 gene encoding regulation of nuclear pre-mRNA domain-containing protein 1A produces the protein MGSTFNPQILVEKLAKLNVSQTSIETLSHWCIFHMNKAKQVVETWDRQFHSSSREKRLAFLYLANDILQNSRRKGSEFVGEFWKVLPEALRDVIQNGDDFARNAALRLIGIWEERKVFGSRGQILKEEFVGSHVENNSRDVKPTNMKLRPSVGNALEKIASGFHVVYGGQTDEDAVLSKCRNAINCLDKAEKEIVSGQFGGSALVDELQGHNAILKDCIEQLTAIESSRTSLVSLLREALEDQEFKLGQVRSQIQAAHVQSERATNTCQQLLNVNNIPSLAEQSSKEIQTSMTPASFNISSEREQSAPLMYTPQVSFSQKSGHIEEDPRKSAAAAVAAKLTASTSSAQMLSYVLSSLASEGVIGNPMKESSADYHSEKRTKLENDQPSFVPSQNPQQPLPPFPLSESIQHNPPTTNQQSTPNEPPPPPSSSPPPLPPPPPPPMSQYPVPQFMQTAGSISSMAYSYGVTQQPSIAAYPGVGPSLNSVSTFTPPPMGTYQGFQGSDGNYYNQPSSMPMAPISRQ